The following proteins come from a genomic window of Atribacterota bacterium:
- a CDS encoding permease: MKEQNKKEKNKIKGNLFFITILAYFIYIIYSYVFNISSGIEIGTNLISFLSSMSRILPCAFILIGLFEVWVPRERVEKHLGYQGGFQGYIWAIILAGTMAGGLLVALPVSSALYRKGARLSVIFTFLGASAVVRIPMTLFEASFLGAEFTVIRWTVSIPLIIISSLLLEKYLSKEQFDVK; encoded by the coding sequence ATGAAAGAACAAAATAAGAAAGAGAAGAATAAGATCAAAGGAAATCTATTTTTTATTACTATTTTAGCCTATTTTATATATATTATTTATTCCTATGTATTTAATATTTCCTCTGGAATTGAGATTGGTACCAACTTAATATCTTTTTTATCTTCTATGAGTAGAATATTACCCTGTGCTTTTATCTTGATTGGTTTATTTGAAGTCTGGGTACCCAGGGAAAGAGTTGAAAAGCATTTGGGATACCAAGGTGGTTTTCAGGGATATATCTGGGCTATTATTTTGGCAGGAACTATGGCCGGGGGTTTATTAGTTGCCTTACCGGTATCGTCTGCCTTATATCGTAAGGGTGCACGGTTAAGTGTTATCTTTACTTTTCTGGGCGCCTCTGCTGTAGTTAGAATCCCCATGACTCTGTTTGAAGCATCCTTTTTAGGAGCTGAATTCACAGTTATACGCTGGACAGTATCTATACCATTAATTATTATCTCATCCCTTCTCCTGGAAAAATATTTGTCTAAAGAGCAATTTGATGTAAAATAA
- the selD gene encoding selenide, water dikinase SelD, protein MSYQDLGEILRKLNHIVDKNLLSSFEHYEDAATYRINSEIAVIFTTDFITPIVDDPFTFGQIAAANALSDIFAMGGKPLLALNIVCFPDDRLDDLEEMIKGGCEKVTEAGAMLVGGHSIKDREPKYGLAVLGLVHPEKIIRNNNCQEGDRLILTKPLGTGIIATALKAAEITASEAQKTINWMIKLNSISNSILNLSINSMTDITGFGFLGHLSEMLKDSDVGADIEVNNVPLIEKALELSHKDIIPGGSLLNQKIFSCGVEKMIEIDSAKEILLYDAQTSGGLLISVKNKDVRQLLKLLTEEGFSKSNMVGSIRKIATTDKRIRLI, encoded by the coding sequence TTGAGTTATCAGGATCTCGGGGAGATTCTAAGAAAACTAAACCATATTGTAGATAAAAATTTATTGAGCAGTTTTGAGCATTACGAAGATGCAGCAACCTATCGTATTAATAGCGAAATAGCAGTGATTTTTACTACTGACTTCATCACTCCCATTGTGGATGATCCCTTCACCTTTGGACAGATTGCTGCTGCCAATGCCTTAAGCGATATTTTTGCTATGGGAGGGAAACCCCTGTTAGCCTTAAATATAGTTTGTTTTCCTGATGATAGATTGGATGATCTGGAAGAAATGATAAAAGGTGGCTGTGAAAAGGTAACAGAGGCGGGAGCAATGCTGGTAGGAGGTCATAGTATAAAGGATCGGGAACCAAAATATGGTCTGGCAGTTTTAGGTCTGGTACATCCTGAGAAAATAATAAGAAATAATAATTGCCAGGAAGGGGATAGGTTGATATTAACTAAACCACTGGGGACCGGAATAATAGCCACTGCTTTAAAGGCAGCAGAAATAACCGCATCAGAGGCACAAAAGACAATTAACTGGATGATTAAGCTTAATAGTATTTCTAATTCTATTTTAAATCTGTCTATTAATAGCATGACTGACATTACCGGATTCGGATTTCTGGGGCATCTCAGTGAAATGTTAAAAGATAGTGATGTTGGGGCTGATATTGAGGTAAACAATGTCCCGCTGATAGAGAAGGCATTAGAGCTTTCCCATAAGGATATTATTCCTGGGGGCAGCCTGCTGAATCAAAAAATATTTTCCTGTGGCGTGGAGAAAATGATAGAAATTGATTCAGCTAAAGAAATATTATTATATGATGCCCAGACCTCTGGAGGACTCCTTATTTCGGTTAAGAATAAAGATGTCAGACAGTTGCTGAAGTTATTGACAGAAGAGGGATTTAGCAAGAGTAACATGGTAGGGAGTATCAGGAAGATAGCGACAACTGATAAAAGAATAAGACTGATATAA
- a CDS encoding VIT1/CCC1 transporter family protein yields the protein MNYKLSEKEINELKKAQQDELVGEQVYGRLAKLVKDPRNSKILAKISNDEKEHAQIFKKYTKVDLKVDKLRVFFYVFISRVFGLTFGVKLQEKGEEQAQKNYKQMLKAIPEMKEIIEAEEKHEVELINMINEEKLTYMSSVVLGLNDALVELTGALAGFTLSIQNSRIIALLGLITGISASLSMAASEYLSTKAEPDPKEQERAGKSAFYTGIAYILTVIALITPYFLISNYFYSLAMTIIIALVIIFVFNYYISVANDYNFKKRFMEMAFISIGVAALSFIIGYLVKTFLGFEL from the coding sequence ATGAATTATAAGTTAAGTGAAAAAGAAATCAATGAGTTAAAAAAGGCACAGCAAGATGAGCTGGTAGGGGAACAAGTCTACGGAAGGTTAGCTAAATTAGTTAAAGACCCACGTAACTCAAAAATATTAGCAAAGATTTCCAATGATGAGAAAGAACACGCCCAAATATTTAAGAAATATACTAAAGTGGATTTAAAAGTAGATAAGTTAAGAGTGTTTTTTTATGTTTTTATATCCCGGGTATTTGGCCTGACCTTTGGTGTTAAATTACAGGAAAAAGGGGAAGAGCAGGCACAAAAGAATTACAAGCAAATGCTTAAGGCTATACCAGAAATGAAAGAAATAATTGAAGCCGAAGAAAAACATGAAGTCGAATTGATTAATATGATTAATGAAGAAAAACTTACTTATATGAGTTCAGTGGTTCTAGGCTTGAATGATGCTCTGGTAGAACTGACGGGTGCCCTGGCTGGTTTTACCTTATCCATTCAGAACTCAAGAATAATAGCTCTCCTGGGATTAATTACCGGTATTTCTGCCTCTCTTTCAATGGCAGCAAGTGAATATCTTTCAACCAAAGCGGAGCCAGATCCGAAAGAACAAGAAAGAGCAGGCAAATCAGCGTTTTACACCGGAATTGCTTATATTTTGACAGTTATAGCTTTAATTACGCCTTATTTTTTAATTAGCAATTATTTCTACAGTCTCGCTATGACTATTATAATAGCACTGGTCATTATTTTTGTTTTTAATTATTATATTTCTGTAGCCAACGATTATAATTTTAAGAAAAGATTTATGGAGATGGCTTTTATCAGTATTGGTGTGGCTGCTCTTTCCTTCATTATAGGCTATTTAGTTAAAACTTTTTTAGGTTTTGAATTATAG
- a CDS encoding 2-hydroxymuconate tautomerase family protein: MPILQIEILKGRTVEQKREMVKMVTDAISETLNCPKEAVSIIIREMEWENYARAGVLKSDSR, encoded by the coding sequence ATGCCAATTTTACAGATAGAGATATTGAAAGGTAGAACAGTAGAACAAAAAAGAGAAATGGTAAAGATGGTTACTGATGCTATTTCAGAAACCCTGAATTGCCCTAAAGAGGCAGTAAGCATTATAATCAGAGAGATGGAATGGGAAAATTATGCCAGAGCTGGTGTGTTAAAGTCGGATAGCAGATAG
- a CDS encoding divergent PAP2 family protein, which yields MIAIAFLTWIANQAIKLILFFITEGKWDLNRFFGAGGMPSTHSALSVSVAVSIGYIEGWDSALFALASVFAIVVMADAAGVRRATGEQAKALNKLMLIFFKENRLKNGRMKEFIGHTPFEVIVGAIIGLLIATLFSVYFS from the coding sequence ATAATAGCAATTGCCTTCCTTACCTGGATTGCTAATCAGGCTATTAAGTTAATATTATTTTTTATTACAGAAGGAAAATGGGACTTAAACCGATTTTTTGGAGCGGGCGGAATGCCCAGTACTCATTCTGCGCTTTCAGTCAGTGTGGCAGTCTCGATAGGTTATATAGAGGGTTGGGATTCTGCTTTGTTTGCTCTAGCTAGTGTGTTTGCCATTGTGGTTATGGCTGATGCTGCAGGAGTAAGAAGGGCTACCGGTGAACAAGCCAAAGCATTAAACAAGCTTATGCTGATATTTTTTAAGGAAAACAGACTGAAAAACGGGCGTATGAAAGAATTTATTGGCCATACACCCTTTGAAGTAATTGTAGGAGCGATTATTGGTCTATTAATAGCGACCTTATTTTCTGTCTACTTTTCTTAA
- a CDS encoding YdcF family protein encodes MLNSMLLLRKILMQFIFPPGVIIIAILLLYFLLIYRKKKIATIFTVFLATLLFLLSSWLGELLFLKPLEDKYIFNSGISRDSVNFAHPVIVVLAGDLVTGSLLAGAGNAEVGEITLVRLLGAYFLYQKMECPILVSGGTVPGFAGNIPAADSMKQLLVDLGISAEDILKETQSSTTVENASFTLDLIRRYGFQEVILVTSAVHMPRAMFAFQNDDIVIFPAPVGFLYENIQPGIINLLPNSSSWGHNLRALHEWIGLLYYRIFKGNPSL; translated from the coding sequence ATGCTAAATTCAATGCTCTTATTGCGCAAAATTCTTATGCAATTTATATTTCCACCGGGAGTTATCATTATTGCCATTTTACTGCTCTATTTTCTTTTAATTTATCGTAAGAAAAAGATAGCCACCATATTTACGGTATTTTTAGCTACCCTTTTATTTTTATTGAGTTCCTGGTTAGGAGAACTTCTCTTCCTAAAACCATTGGAAGATAAATATATTTTTAATTCAGGTATATCCAGAGATAGTGTAAATTTTGCCCATCCGGTAATAGTAGTACTGGCTGGAGACTTAGTAACGGGAAGTTTATTAGCAGGTGCAGGTAATGCTGAAGTTGGAGAGATTACCCTGGTACGTCTTTTGGGAGCCTATTTTCTTTATCAGAAAATGGAGTGCCCTATTCTGGTAAGCGGAGGAACTGTTCCCGGCTTTGCTGGGAATATACCAGCGGCTGATAGTATGAAACAATTATTAGTGGACTTAGGGATATCTGCTGAGGATATTCTTAAAGAAACCCAGTCCAGCACTACTGTGGAGAATGCCAGCTTTACACTGGACTTGATTAGAAGATATGGTTTTCAGGAAGTTATTCTGGTAACAAGCGCTGTGCATATGCCCAGGGCAATGTTTGCCTTTCAAAATGATGATATAGTAATTTTCCCTGCTCCGGTAGGTTTCTTATATGAAAATATTCAACCTGGTATAATAAATCTTCTTCCCAACAGTAGTTCCTGGGGACACAATTTAAGAGCATTGCATGAATGGATAGGTTTGCTATATTACAGGATATTCAAGGGGAATCCTTCCCTTTGA
- a CDS encoding metalloregulator ArsR/SmtB family transcription factor encodes MEEYIKIFNALSNKTRLRIFLILTEGELCVCELTRTLDMEQSRISHSLRVLREARLINSRKIGKWMFYSINENLDYRWIAEKISDKILIWEEDKRRLKEVKSKNIRKECNC; translated from the coding sequence ATGGAAGAATATATCAAAATATTCAATGCCTTATCTAATAAAACAAGATTACGCATCTTTCTGATTTTGACTGAGGGTGAGCTCTGCGTCTGTGAGCTCACCCGTACTCTGGATATGGAACAATCCAGAATCTCTCACAGCTTAAGAGTATTAAGAGAAGCCAGGTTAATCAACAGCCGTAAAATTGGGAAGTGGATGTTTTATTCAATTAATGAGAATTTAGACTACAGATGGATAGCAGAGAAAATTTCAGATAAAATTCTCATATGGGAAGAAGATAAGAGAAGGCTAAAAGAAGTGAAAAGCAAAAATATTAGAAAAGAGTGTAATTGCTAA
- a CDS encoding amidohydrolase, whose translation MRRNILGLITVLTVCILIASFTLSVIAQVDIEDAKKTVITWADDNASRISDISYQLWEFAEIGLKEFKSSDLLVSELEQNGFSVERGLAGMPTSFVGTYTHGTGKPVIGILAEYDALPNGHSCGHNLFGAGSVAGAIVLKEAMEKHNIDGTVKLFGTPTEDTHGGKVWMAREGVFDGCDVFLSWHSGTKNESNYGSNLAVQILEVNYKGISSHAGAAPEKGRSALDGLTISSIAMEFLREHMIEPMRIQYIITNGGQAPNSVPEYTQMRLVIRGPMMKDIDELRSREGGVDDCLRAGALASGTDVTMQVVGAFYNKIPNKRGSDLVIENMKYIGAPTFTEEEEQLVKSIAEKHNTPLGKLDSSIHEPIDDTSKASADTGDVSYIAPLISFNATTEALDTPGHSSAKNEQMGTSIGWKGTIFATKVFGCTGLDLLTDETKLTAIQNEFQERMVGVDYHPVIPADLWPPIPKENPSDFKGPAVPVFPEPKVPESLLYWKTK comes from the coding sequence ATGAGAAGGAATATTTTGGGATTAATTACTGTTCTCACAGTATGTATATTAATAGCAAGTTTTACCTTAAGTGTAATAGCTCAAGTGGATATTGAAGATGCCAAAAAAACTGTTATAACCTGGGCTGATGATAATGCCAGTCGTATCAGTGATATTTCTTATCAGCTCTGGGAATTTGCTGAAATTGGACTGAAAGAGTTTAAATCATCTGATCTATTGGTCAGTGAGTTAGAACAGAATGGTTTTAGTGTAGAACGAGGATTAGCTGGGATGCCTACCAGTTTTGTGGGAACTTACACACACGGAACAGGAAAACCAGTCATTGGAATTCTTGCTGAGTACGATGCCCTACCCAATGGACATAGCTGTGGTCATAATCTATTTGGTGCTGGCAGTGTAGCAGGTGCCATAGTTTTAAAAGAGGCCATGGAAAAGCATAATATTGACGGTACCGTAAAGCTGTTTGGAACTCCCACTGAGGATACCCATGGCGGAAAGGTCTGGATGGCTCGAGAGGGTGTCTTTGATGGATGTGATGTATTCTTAAGTTGGCATTCTGGTACTAAAAATGAATCTAATTATGGTTCTAATCTGGCAGTGCAGATTTTAGAAGTAAATTATAAGGGAATCAGCTCTCATGCTGGTGCCGCACCAGAAAAGGGTCGTTCAGCTTTGGATGGACTAACTATAAGTTCTATTGCTATGGAGTTTTTAAGGGAACACATGATTGAACCCATGAGAATCCAGTATATTATTACCAATGGAGGTCAGGCACCCAATTCTGTCCCGGAATACACGCAAATGAGATTAGTTATTCGTGGACCAATGATGAAAGATATTGATGAACTACGATCTAGAGAAGGCGGAGTGGATGACTGTCTACGTGCTGGAGCATTGGCTAGTGGTACAGACGTAACCATGCAGGTAGTTGGCGCTTTCTATAACAAGATACCTAACAAGAGAGGATCAGACTTAGTAATTGAAAATATGAAGTATATTGGGGCACCGACTTTTACTGAAGAAGAGGAACAATTAGTTAAATCTATCGCTGAAAAACATAACACCCCTTTGGGTAAGTTGGATAGTTCTATACATGAACCGATAGACGATACCTCAAAAGCTTCTGCTGATACCGGTGATGTCAGTTATATAGCACCACTAATATCTTTTAATGCTACCACTGAAGCGCTTGATACACCCGGTCATAGCTCAGCTAAAAACGAACAGATGGGTACCTCTATCGGTTGGAAAGGAACTATATTTGCAACGAAAGTATTTGGTTGTACTGGTCTTGATCTTCTTACCGATGAGACAAAATTAACCGCTATCCAGAATGAATTTCAGGAGAGAATGGTGGGTGTTGATTATCATCCGGTCATACCAGCTGATTTATGGCCTCCTATTCCCAAAGAAAATCCTTCTGATTTCAAAGGACCTGCTGTGCCAGTATTCCCGGAACCAAAAGTACCAGAATCTCTTCTCTACTGGAAAACAAAATAA
- a CDS encoding DUF362 domain-containing protein, producing MEKSEVYFTNLRAKPGNNLLDKLNNLVKKAGIKNIYFKEKFVALKIHFGEAGNLAYIRPNYVARIVQLIKECGGFPFLTDANTLYHGKRANAVDHLNTAMENGFNRIAVSCDVIIADGLKGTEYREIKIDKKHCRAPKIGSAITDSDIIISLTHFKGHELTGFGGTLKNLGMGSGSRAGKMEMHSTSKPRIKMENCVSCGYCIKNCSQGAIHFNRNKKAEIDYQKCIGCGQCVAICQYSAAVAGSDASGAIVQEKIMEYAYAVLKDKPHFHISFIMNVSPFCDCWSYNDMAIVPDIGMAASFDPVALDKACVDLVNEATMTQKSVLEERNYRKGEDKFHYVHPDTDWKVGLRYAEELGLGSQNYNLVIVP from the coding sequence ATGGAAAAGTCAGAAGTTTATTTTACCAATTTAAGGGCAAAACCAGGAAATAATTTACTGGATAAATTAAATAATTTAGTTAAGAAGGCTGGGATAAAAAATATTTATTTTAAAGAGAAATTTGTTGCTTTAAAGATACATTTTGGGGAAGCAGGTAATCTTGCCTATATCAGACCAAATTATGTTGCTCGTATTGTTCAGTTAATAAAAGAATGTGGGGGATTCCCCTTTCTTACTGATGCCAACACCCTCTATCATGGTAAAAGAGCAAATGCTGTTGATCATCTAAATACCGCCATGGAGAATGGCTTTAATCGTATAGCGGTTAGTTGTGATGTAATTATAGCCGATGGATTAAAGGGGACTGAATATAGAGAAATTAAGATAGATAAAAAACACTGTCGAGCTCCTAAGATCGGATCGGCGATTACCGATTCCGATATAATAATTTCTCTTACTCATTTTAAAGGTCATGAACTGACTGGTTTTGGGGGTACCTTGAAAAATTTAGGTATGGGAAGTGGTTCACGAGCCGGTAAAATGGAAATGCATTCCACCTCAAAACCCAGGATTAAGATGGAAAATTGTGTAAGTTGTGGGTACTGTATTAAGAATTGCTCCCAGGGAGCAATTCATTTTAATAGAAATAAAAAAGCGGAAATTGACTATCAAAAATGTATCGGGTGTGGTCAATGTGTGGCAATATGCCAGTATAGTGCTGCAGTGGCAGGCTCTGACGCTTCAGGAGCAATTGTACAGGAAAAAATTATGGAATATGCCTATGCTGTGTTAAAAGATAAACCGCATTTTCATATCAGCTTCATTATGAATGTTTCTCCTTTCTGTGACTGCTGGAGCTATAACGATATGGCTATTGTGCCAGATATAGGAATGGCAGCCTCCTTTGATCCGGTAGCCCTGGATAAGGCCTGTGTGGATTTAGTGAATGAAGCTACTATGACTCAGAAGTCTGTTCTGGAAGAACGTAATTACCGGAAAGGAGAAGATAAATTTCATTATGTACATCCCGATACTGACTGGAAAGTGGGATTGAGGTATGCTGAAGAATTAGGATTAGGTAGTCAGAATTATAATTTAGTCATAGTACCTTAA
- a CDS encoding metalloregulator ArsR/SmtB family transcription factor, whose translation MDSILEVFKALSDKNRYNLLKLLLKHDLCVRALSIRLNISESAISQHLKILREAGVAKGDKRGYYTHYYINRKVLEEVAKHILELSQINSIEDELSQKMSKNHLNYGRSRGEIKKNNCQHPELRPKNKKWSQ comes from the coding sequence ATGGATAGTATATTAGAAGTTTTTAAGGCTTTATCTGATAAAAACCGCTATAATCTCCTGAAGTTGTTATTGAAACATGACCTTTGTGTCCGCGCCTTATCTATTAGATTGAATATTTCAGAATCTGCGATATCCCAGCATTTAAAAATTTTACGAGAGGCTGGTGTAGCTAAAGGGGATAAAAGGGGATATTATACCCATTATTATATTAACAGAAAAGTTTTAGAAGAAGTTGCTAAACATATTCTCGAGCTGTCCCAAATAAACTCAATTGAAGATGAACTTTCTCAAAAAATGTCTAAAAACCACCTTAATTACGGGAGGAGTAGAGGAGAAATAAAAAAAAACAATTGCCAGCATCCTGAATTAAGACCAAAAAATAAGAAGTGGAGTCAATAA
- a CDS encoding DUF1573 domain-containing protein, translating to MPKKSFTIIVITIIAIFLGIGFLISRVGGHYSSPPKLSVSEEIGDLGTIKSDQPQIHIFTLKNEGGETLIIERVQAPCGCTATVLSDENLLPGKTSQLEVTFNPRGYEGEVIQSVYIYSNDPETTRMKIAIKAVVEREPSPKIHISTTKWDLGLLSIGNSSSLLIKVSNQGDLVLEIENIVLPDQVSYQQEVPEFPLLLAPEEGIELSFVYDSHGQERGAIREYIRLVTNDPNRRNVTLMIEGYIIEKAEMISIHPLQKFIIAEEMENKWYEAKFLIKNNSDSELRNILITSSQDYITPNNQEISLLPGEEKEITIRIEQQSLSNVDIEEILQEYIYFKIAVPVDINFALP from the coding sequence ATGCCTAAAAAAAGTTTTACCATAATAGTAATTACCATTATAGCTATCTTTTTAGGGATTGGTTTTCTAATCAGCAGGGTAGGTGGCCATTATTCCAGTCCACCAAAATTATCCGTTTCAGAAGAGATAGGAGATTTAGGAACAATAAAGTCAGACCAACCACAGATCCATATTTTTACCTTAAAAAATGAGGGAGGAGAAACTCTTATTATCGAGAGAGTCCAGGCTCCCTGTGGTTGTACTGCAACTGTATTGTCAGATGAAAATCTCTTACCCGGTAAAACCTCCCAATTGGAGGTTACCTTTAATCCCAGGGGATATGAAGGAGAAGTGATCCAGTCTGTCTATATTTACAGTAATGACCCGGAAACTACCAGAATGAAAATTGCTATCAAGGCGGTTGTGGAGCGTGAACCTTCTCCCAAAATACATATATCTACCACCAAATGGGATCTGGGATTACTCTCAATTGGTAATTCCTCTTCACTCTTGATAAAAGTATCCAATCAGGGTGATTTAGTTTTGGAAATTGAAAATATTGTTCTCCCAGATCAGGTTTCTTATCAACAAGAAGTACCAGAATTTCCACTACTATTGGCTCCCGAGGAGGGAATCGAGCTTAGTTTTGTTTATGATTCCCATGGGCAGGAAAGAGGAGCGATAAGAGAATATATTCGCCTGGTCACCAATGATCCAAATAGAAGAAATGTGACCTTAATGATTGAAGGTTATATAATAGAGAAAGCAGAAATGATTTCTATTCATCCTCTGCAGAAATTTATAATTGCCGAGGAAATGGAAAATAAATGGTATGAAGCAAAATTTTTAATAAAGAATAATAGTGACAGTGAGTTGAGAAACATTTTAATAACTTCCTCTCAGGATTATATTACACCAAATAATCAAGAGATTAGTTTATTGCCAGGAGAGGAGAAAGAAATAACAATTAGAATTGAACAGCAAAGTTTATCTAATGTTGATATTGAGGAAATACTTCAGGAGTATATTTATTTTAAAATAGCAGTTCCGGTAGATATTAACTTTGCTCTACCCTGA